In one Leptospira mayottensis 200901116 genomic region, the following are encoded:
- a CDS encoding HAMP domain-containing protein: MAMAQEDPGKKRIFSNYIVDRDFQFKFLLNYSLLIVFGLVLTLGFLYWLNFTKFDKGVVFRLRSDPIKIYQKGFEVQNGVEREKFVEREIFLPDYDHKLDMFTIQVNGILLLSGLFLGMTVIFTVIYSHKMAGPIYNIKNQLRKLAAGEELTRKIKIRKGDEFQELADLLNQVIEKRINNHKS; this comes from the coding sequence ATGGCAATGGCACAAGAAGACCCCGGTAAAAAAAGAATTTTCAGCAACTACATCGTAGACCGGGACTTTCAATTCAAATTTTTATTGAATTATTCCTTACTCATTGTTTTTGGCTTAGTTCTAACTTTAGGTTTTCTGTATTGGTTGAACTTCACTAAGTTTGATAAGGGCGTCGTTTTTAGATTGAGGAGCGATCCCATTAAAATTTATCAAAAAGGTTTCGAAGTTCAAAACGGAGTAGAAAGGGAAAAGTTCGTGGAAAGGGAAATCTTTCTTCCTGATTACGATCATAAACTTGATATGTTTACAATTCAGGTAAACGGGATTCTGCTTTTATCCGGTTTGTTTTTAGGGATGACCGTTATTTTTACTGTGATTTATTCTCACAAGATGGCTGGTCCGATTTATAATATCAAAAACCAACTTAGAAAATTGGCGGCGGGTGAGGAATTAACAAGGAAGATTAAAATTCGCAAAGGGGACGAGTTTCAAGAACTCGCAGATCTTTTGAATCAGGTGATTGAAAAAAGAATTAATAACCATAAAAGTTGA